The nucleotide sequence TGCCGTGCGTGTTTGGTAGAGATATTGGAATAGATCTGGGAACCGCCTCTGTGCTGATCTACGTCCGGGGCAGAGGTGTGGTGCTCCGGGAACCGTCGGTGGTCGCCATCGACCAGAACAGCGAACGCATCCTCGCCGTCGGCGAGGACGCCAAACGGATGCTCGGGCGGACGCCCGGGCACGTCACGGCGGTCCGTCCCCTTCAGGACGGCGTGATCGCCAACTACACCATGACCGAAACCATGCTCCGGCATTTCATCAAGAAGGTCACCTCCGGGATGGTCAAGTTCTTCCGCAACCGGGTGATGATCTGCGTCCCCTCGGGCGCCACCGATGTCGAACGGAGAGCCGTCCTGGAGGCCGCCGTAGAGGTGGGCTCCAGGGAGGCCTACCTCATCGAGGAGCCCATGGCCGCCGCCATCGGAGCGGGGCTGGAGGTAGGCGAACCCAACGGCAACATGGTGGTGGACGTCGGCGGCGGCACCACCGACGTGGCCGTCATCTCCCTGGGCGGGATCGTCCTCTCCCGGTCGCTCCGGGTGGGCGGCGACAAGCTCCACGAATCCATCACCCGCTATGTCCGCAAGAAGTTCAACCTCGCCATCGGCGACCAGACGGCGGAGGATCTGAAGATCGGCATCGGCACCTGCGCCATGGACCACGAGGAGACCAGGGTCAAGATGAAAGGCCGCGATCTCGTCCTGGGCCTCCCCCGGGAGGTGGAGATCTCCAGCCGCGACGTGGCCGAGGCGATCCAGGACAACGTCCAGACCATCGTGGAGGGAATCCGCAACGTCCTGGAGTTAACGCCTCCCGAGCTCTCTGCCGATATTATCGATAGAGGGATCGTGCTGACCGGCGGGGGTGCGCTCCTGCGCGGCCTTCCCGAGCTGGTGTCCGAGCAGACCGAGATCACCTGCTACGTGGCCGAGGACCCGCTGGACAGCGTGGTCCGGGGCACAGGCAAGGCGCTGGACGAGCTCAACAAGCTCCGGGACTCCGGCACGGTCCTCTCGGCGCTGAGCAAGCGTGTCCGCAGGAAGATCCACAGCCAATAAGGAGGAATCCCCGTGTTCCGAGGACTCTACGCCGGCGCGTCCGCCATGCTCGTGCAGCAATCCAGGGCGGATGTGACGGCCAACAACCTGGCCAACGTCGATACCGCCGGATTCCGGCGGCGGATACCGGTGAACAAGTCCTTCCCCGAGCTGCTGATGGAGCGCATCGAGAATCCGCCCTCCGACAGCTACCCGCCCAAACCGGAGCGGATGCGGATGACCGACCCCATCGGCACCGCCTCCTTCGCCAACGTACTCTCCGAGACGGTGATGACCACCGGAGCGGGCCCGCTGCACGTCACCCACAACCCGCTGGACGCCGCCATCAACGGCGAGGGCTACTTCGAGGTCAGCGACGGCGCCGGCAACACCTTCTACACCCGTTCGGGGCAGTTCACCCGTGACGGTGTGGGGCGGCTCGTCACCCACGACGGCCGGTTCCTCCAGGGACAGGGCGGCCGCATCGAGACAGGCAGCGCCGTGGATGTCTCCATCAACGACGGCGGCCAGGTGATCGCCGACGGCCAGGCGATCGATCAGCTGCGGGTGGTGCGCTTCGAGCAGCCCACCTACCTCCGCCAGGTGGGCGACTCGCTGCTCACCGAGACCGACGCCTCCGGCGCACCCCAGCCCCTGGGCCAGGTGAACCTCGTCGGCGGAGCGGTGGAGGAGTCCAATGTGAACGTCGTGCAGGAGATGGTCGGCATGATCGAGGCCAACCGGGCCTACGAGGCCGCCGCCAAGACCGTCACCATCCAGGACCAGAGCGCCGAGAAGCTCATCACGAGCTACGGCGCCTAGCAGGGAGGGAGAACAGATGATCCGATCGCTGTGGTCAGGCGCCACCGGCATGATCGCCCAGCAGACCAACCTCGACGTGATCTCCAACAACCTGGCCAACGTCAACACCACAGGCTACAAGAAGACCCGTGCCGATTTCGAGGACCTCCTCTACCAGATCGACCGCGAACCCGGCGC is from Synergistales bacterium and encodes:
- a CDS encoding rod shape-determining protein, with the protein product MIGTKRSRTPSGRPGSAEERPSPADQASRSDRRKPAKSKRGLPCVFGRDIGIDLGTASVLIYVRGRGVVLREPSVVAIDQNSERILAVGEDAKRMLGRTPGHVTAVRPLQDGVIANYTMTETMLRHFIKKVTSGMVKFFRNRVMICVPSGATDVERRAVLEAAVEVGSREAYLIEEPMAAAIGAGLEVGEPNGNMVVDVGGGTTDVAVISLGGIVLSRSLRVGGDKLHESITRYVRKKFNLAIGDQTAEDLKIGIGTCAMDHEETRVKMKGRDLVLGLPREVEISSRDVAEAIQDNVQTIVEGIRNVLELTPPELSADIIDRGIVLTGGGALLRGLPELVSEQTEITCYVAEDPLDSVVRGTGKALDELNKLRDSGTVLSALSKRVRRKIHSQ
- a CDS encoding flagellar hook-basal body protein: MFRGLYAGASAMLVQQSRADVTANNLANVDTAGFRRRIPVNKSFPELLMERIENPPSDSYPPKPERMRMTDPIGTASFANVLSETVMTTGAGPLHVTHNPLDAAINGEGYFEVSDGAGNTFYTRSGQFTRDGVGRLVTHDGRFLQGQGGRIETGSAVDVSINDGGQVIADGQAIDQLRVVRFEQPTYLRQVGDSLLTETDASGAPQPLGQVNLVGGAVEESNVNVVQEMVGMIEANRAYEAAAKTVTIQDQSAEKLITSYGA